ACAGTGACGTCAAGACACGTCTGGCCAACGCCATCTACTACGATCCAGCCAAGATCACCATCGGTGACAGGTACAGCACGTGCGACACAGAAACAAGACGCAAGGCGCACCTGTCAGAGTCTGCGTCAGACGCATGCGCAGTTACTGGCACGCATTCATTGCCAAGAGGGCGGAGCCAACAAAAGTGGATAGGAACATTTGAATCCCCACTTTTTTCACCCTTCTCGCTTTGAACGTATGGACACGGGTCTGATCAttctggtttgtttttagaaagtGCAGGAAGTTTATGGGGTCATATTGTAAAGTCCGACAttgaaaaataggaaaacaaaggtaaaatttttttattaagttttggtttgatttttacagttttaggGACGACATAATAAACTACTACGGATTAAATGCCCTCAAGCGTCTTCAGCAACAAAATCGAGAGAGAGACATCAACGCTTGGGTAAACGACATTACCAGTGGCGCCATCACCAAGCTGGTGGAACAAGGGGAGATTAGTTCGGATAAAGCGATTCTTCTTCTGAATGCTATCTTTTTCGAGGTAAGGCTTTGCGTCTTTTTCTTGCGGGCCCTTTTATGTGGGCAAATATAGGGTATTTAAAGGAATTATAGTCAAGTGGTTACTATTCCAAGATGGAGATTTATGAACCCCGAACAGAACAAACTTTCTTTGCCGAGGCCAGCAACGGATGACCCATTCGACCTAAGTCATGTAAGACAAATGGAGTGACGAAAATCGTATGATGTCACGTCGTCTGCTTCGTCCAGTGAATACCGTAACCCTAAACCCTATACCATTCGTTTTTAAAGCGCCACCTACAGTCACTTCCGCCAGACTTCAAAGCGCGCCATCAAACTGGTGAAGGGGTCCCTCCCTGTTAGCGACGTTCAGGAAAATTTATTCACCATGGGCCTTTATCCCAGACTCCTGTTCGTTTGTAAATCGTCTGCTTCTAAGCAGCAAGCCGCATTCATCTTCTCTGTTTCTATCGCTCTGTGACTGGTACCTTCCCACAATTCACGTGTCTAGCTTTTCCTCCGCTTCAGCTCACTTAATACTTCATATCTGGACACGTGATATTGTATCGATGGTCAAGGCTTTCATGCTGGTTGTGCACTTTTGTCTCGAACATTCGAGGTTTATAGGTATTACCCTTTATAGGTATTATTCATCAACCCTGGTCGCTTACATCTTTCATGGGTTTACTAGTAACCGAAAGCGTCCTgtcaattaatcaatcagtcCTATTCGGTAAATAATGTCTGGTTCATGTATTGCTTTTTTCCCACGACCATAAACTAACTCTGGAATGTCGCGAGGTTTCAAGtgactttttctttataaacTTGTAATATCTGCCACTACGGTTTGCTAACACTTGCCTATGTCTAGCAAGCCCACCGTAATAACTCAACCTGGGAATACCTTTTCCCCTCCGACCTCATTTCCATTAAATATTAACACATGATCACTCAATCAATCATGAATTACTAATACAGGGTTCGTGGGAGGCTATGTTCCCTGCGGAGCTGACGAGAGACATGGACTTCCAGAAGTCAGAAGGTGACAAAAGGAAGGTGCGCACGATGCACCAGGAAAACTTCTTTGCAGTCAAGCGCGTGGAGGATGAAAAGGTGCGGGTGCTGGAGCTGCCCTACAAGGGCAACCGCTTCAGTCTCTACGTCATCCTGCCGGACACCAAGGAGGGTCTGCAACACCTGGAGGGTCATCTCGATGGCCAGGTGAGACTTGAGACAGGTGGGCAAGGTGCTGGGAGTCTTCCACAAACTTCACTGCAATGCTTTGTCAGGTTCGCCTGggacatctgtgtgtgtgtgtgtccattgcAATGTTTCAGACTTCAGCTAATCAGGCAGCTTTTGTTGTCGTCATTGCTGCGCGTGTATTTCATGTTTCCTACTTGTTGTTGTGGTGCTGCTGACTGGTCTTCGTGGTGttgacgcgcatgcgctgtatACTGTTGCTGTTCTTGGTGGTGCTCCTGCTGCGGCTGTTGAATTTTAATGGCATATTAATGGTATATTAATGGTCTTGTTAATGGGACCGAAGTAgcatttacttttgttgttgttactgctactgttgttgctgcagacaCCACTTCCATTTACCGTTAGTCCTGAGTTTGATGTACTTTTGTTGTATCTTGGAGGACTTGCAGCGGTAGTTTTTTACTAAAGAAGTATAGACTCAACGGAAACAGCAGAGGCAGCTTTAGAAGTTCTGGCGAcagagatgaaagaagaagagataCGGCTCATAGAACTAAATGAAGACGGTTGTACTAAGCAATATGCTATAATGAGCACTACTGTACTTAACATGTGGTAATGCCAGTGATGATAGTGACGATGACTGATATGTTTTTCAGGGCAGCATTGGTGTCGTCAAGCTCATCAAacttattaattaaaaaaataacgttACCATATTTATTCAGAAATAATGTGGAGATACTCAGTTGAAGACCCATTAGATGTGACTACATAGCCAGGAGTAACCGCCGTGTTTTCCACCTGCTCTGCTTAGGTTCTGGACAAGATCGTCAACTCCATGCCCCAGCCCCGCCTACACAAAGTGTACCTGCCCAAAATGGAGCTAAGCTACCGAAAGAAGCTGGACGACAAGCTGTTTGACATGGGGTTGGACAAACTCTTTGACAACCGTGCTGACTTGTCAGGCATGCAGCGTGAAGGGGAGATCAAACGTGACCTGTACATCAACGGAGTTCACCACAAGGCCAAGATTGAGGTGAGTGGGGGGGGggcgatgtcacgtgactgcatgCCTGTTTGTGATGAGTGGTCTTCTTACTATTTTGGTTTTGATCCAGAGCATATGACAACACCAAGCTGAAATTTGGATGGCTGACCTTCTCACATCTTctctaatgtttattttaccctCGGCGAAAAGAACGCACAGGCACAAATGATTTTTAACTCCACGCGACATTTTCCTTCTCAGGTGACTGAGAGCGGAACCAGGGCAGCACCTGTGACAGAAATCAAAGATTCCCGCAACTTTGCCCTTCCTGAATTCAAGGCCGATCGACCATTCATGTTTGTCCTGCGAGAGAAGAAGAACGACATCAACGTCCTCATTGGTCGTTTCAAGGGCCCCGCGGCGAGGGAAGAGTAATGCGAGCTGCAGACACGTCAGTCGCTTCCAAGTCTTTGTCAGTGTTATTTTGAAGTCTAATAAACTACTGCGCAACCAACAGGGTGTGTCAGTGGATTCAATGTCTGTACCTGCATCTGTACACGGAGAATACTGATATAAACCAAGATATAGAGCAACACACACGAACGCAGGCATCCACGTTAACAGTGTTACATTGGTATGTTCAGTTAAATCATCTGTCGATCTTTTGTATACTgcaacaccaaaaaaacaacaacaaccacgaCGACGAAAATATCAACttcattactcctaacaacctttcccataatggtAGTCACACCGTTCCTCTTGTAGTATCATGTTACTCtaagctcttgttcttgttgtttcctctttgtgttttctgtgtttgattttattcttcgttgactacggttgtttattctttatagttcatttgttatttgtttgttttcctgtccatcgtatgttgtccatgttttgttcttgttcttaagagctaagagtaTGTTTCTTAGGAGTaagagtatgcgctttacaaatttttcatttattatcattattaaaccATCACTCTGCACATTTTCTCCAACGATTCGTTCCTGTACCAAGACAATATAAATTGTGTAATAGCTTAACGGATATTCATTattcatacatttattaatatatgtCTTTTGCTCTCCGCCCACTGATATTTCACAATCAATGTCTGACCCATCTTAAACGACAGGGGTTTGGCAGGTTTTCTCCCAGAGATTGCACACAGCTAGCTACTCACCATCGCCAATACCCTCCATCTTCACATGGAATCAAGAAGAGCAGTGTGGCAGTCTCCAGATGCCCATAACCAAATCGACTTCCTGCTTTTGCCAAAGTGTTTCATGTCCAGCAAAACAAGGCGTTGATAATAACTTTGATTCAATAAGCCTGAAATTGAGGATGAAGGTAAAATATCACCCAGCTAACGAATGAATGCTCTTTGACTAGGAAAAGCTAAAAGACCCAGACTAAGAAGATGTTCAAGCCCCACTTTGGATGTTAATTCGCCGCCCTCCGCATGGTTGATGAAGGCAGCCTCGCAGGAAACATCAAGGATGCACTTTCAACAACTGAAGAGGTTCTAGGAAAGCACAGGAAGGAAAAACGTATGGTAACATATGATATCTCTTTGACCAAAGGAAAGCCtcggagaaagagaggaagagcaAATCACAATTAAGCAGTTGCCAAGTGCAAAGCAATGAATTACGACATCACGAAGAGGATGAAGGCAGCAGAATTTGGATCAAGCTCACATGCCAAACCATAAAGGAAGGAAAGGCGCGAGGTAACAGCAAAAAGGTCTATCAGCTAATAAACAACCTCATCAAGACAGATCAACACAAGTCGTCTGTCATCAAAGACAGAAAGCGTGACTGCATTAAATTAATGGGTTGAATATTGCAACCAACTGAAAACAGACACCATAGTTTTTCAAAGCAACCAGACTAGAATCAGCGAGCATGCAAAGAGGCCAGTTCTATGAGAAAAGGCCAACAGACTGCAGGAACTCACATGGGAGACTAGCACTTACCAGAGCAGTCACGGTTAACAAACAGTGCAATAACAAAGCAAAGATGGAGTGCAGATCGAGGTCAGCGGCTTGAGACCCAGCTTTTTAAAAGTAGCTGTACTTCAGC
The Pomacea canaliculata isolate SZHN2017 linkage group LG2, ASM307304v1, whole genome shotgun sequence genome window above contains:
- the LOC112557390 gene encoding ovalbumin-related protein X-like — encoded protein: MAKLFGIFVLACLLTLGDCHLSVRQASSSLAHSSGDFGTKLYKKLVADNKDNVVFSPITVYTALCMTLLAAKGDTKLQLQKALDIKPDQNIHSELRDVLTSVLSPDQNSDVKTRLANAIYYDPAKITIGDSFRDDIINYYGLNALKRLQQQNRERDINAWVNDITSGAITKLVEQGEISSDKAILLLNAIFFEGSWEAMFPAELTRDMDFQKSEGDKRKVRTMHQENFFAVKRVEDEKVRVLELPYKGNRFSLYVILPDTKEGLQHLEGHLDGQVLDKIVNSMPQPRLHKVYLPKMELSYRKKLDDKLFDMGLDKLFDNRADLSGMQREGEIKRDLYINGVHHKAKIEVTESGTRAAPVTEIKDSRNFALPEFKADRPFMFVLREKKNDINVLIGRFKGPAAREE